Within Halococcus sediminicola, the genomic segment GCTGGACACTCCATCCATGGGGACCAACGATGTCGGCGATAGGATAGGGAACCATCAAATACGACGGCATAAGCAGTATCGTTGTCAACAAGGGAGAGCGTTCGCCGCGGGCCATCATCAAGTGGAACTCTCTGCCTCGACCGTTCGGCCACAGGATTCACAGTCTTGCTGGTGGCGGTAGTAGAGCAGTCCGGCGAAGAGTGCAACCGAAACCGCTCCCAGCAGCGGACGATATGGGTCGAAGTACGTCATCAACATGGAATTGCTGAACAACGCGAGCAGGAACACGTTGCAGATCGGACAACCGAAGGCGAGAAAGCCTGCGATAGTGCTGCCGAAGGCCAGGCGGTCGTCCTTCGAGCGATCGGTCGTCGACTGTTGGGCGACGTATATGCCGGCGAACAACGAGGTGAGGACGAGGAACGTGTAATCGAAGAGGGTTCGTGGAACCATTCGAACGTACAGCGGGTTCGGGAGAAGACCAGTTACGATCCCGAACAGGAGAAACGACCCGATGCTGACCGCTGCGCCCTTCGCAACTGTAGTCCGCGTTGGTGGCATCGACTCGACCGAGGAGCGAGGTAACCCTAAAAGCGGGTGACGATTCGCTGGCTCAGCAAAAGAGCCCGTGTATTTAGGGGAACGTCTCGGTAATGAGACCGTGAGTGAGGATACTGATGACGCCGCGATCTTCCGTCTCCTCGACGACCAGTATGCGCGCTGTATCCTCACGGCAACGAGTGACGAACCTATGTCAGCAAAAGAACTCGGGGACGCGTGCGATGCATCGCTGTCGACCGTCTACCGACGCGCCGACGAGCTCCAACAGCATGGCCTGCTTGACGAGTATACGAAGGTCGATGAGGATGGACACCATTTCAGCCTGTACCAAGCGACTGTCGAAAACATCAACGTCGAATTCGACGCCGGAACCGTGAGCGTCTCCGTTTCGAGGCGGTCCGATCCGGCCGACCGGTTCGCTCACATCTGGGATGGAATGCGGGAGTCGGATCAATGAACATAGTGTTGATCGGCGGAAAACTTCTCGTCGTTGTGCTCGGGTTGCTAATTGCCTATCAAGGCTATCGAGCATATCGGCGACAGCAGAGTCGGCCGATGTTGTTCACGTCGGTCGGCTTCCTGTTTCTCAGTCTCGGGAGTGCAATCGACTGCTCGCTCCTAGCCCAGATGAACCTCAAATCCCCTCTCTCAGGGCTGATTCAAACCTGTGTATTGACCACTGGTATGATATTTGTCTTACACTCGATCTATCGTTGATCACTGATTACAAGATGGACGATTCAAAACTCACACGACGGACGGTACTCGGTGGAATCGCTACGGTTGGGATTGGCGGCGGTGTCGTCTATGGGGCTTCCACGCTCGGATCCGATACCTCGTCGACCGTTTCAGCCGAGATGCACGCAACGAACGGCACGGGTGCGTTCGACATTGAACTCAGTGGGCGTCCGGTCATGGGCGCGCTCGATGCCCCAGTTAGCATCTATTACTGGAGCGAGTATCAGTGTCCGTTCTGTGAGCGCTTCGAAAGCGATACGCTGCCGAAACTCATCGAGAATCACGTCTCAACCGGCGATGTGCGTGTGATCTTCATCGAATTTCCCTACATCGGAAAGAATTCGATGACTGCCGCCGTGATGAACGAATGTGTCTGGCGACAGGTCAAGGGATCGAACCCGAATGCCTACTGGCGGTGGCATTCGGCAGTCTTCGATGCCCAAGGGAAGGAAAACTCCGGCTGGGCCTCGAAATCGAGTTTGTTTGATATCACACGCGGCGTCAACGGGGTTTCGGCGAGCGGGGTCGAACAGTGTATGAACCGGAATCGCAAGTCGATCGAGAAGAGTATCGAGACGGACAGCCAGCGGGCACGCGCGCTCGGTATCAGCGGCACGCCGGGGTTCATCGTCTACAATCGCCAGTCCGAAAAAAGCGGGAAGATCGTCGGTGCACAGCCGTACGATCAGTTCGAATCCGCCATTGAACAGGTGAAGAACTCGTGATCGATCGACGAGGGTGTGGAGCATGAGCGTCGAACGCTCGACCGGTGCTGACGGCGGCCTCGTGGCAGCGCTGTCGTTCCCGTTGACGACGAACCGCCGGGCGCTCGGTGCAGTCGTGGTTGCGGTCGTGACGTACGTCGGACTCGTGTTGAGTTCCTTTCCCGAATACTCCGCCCAGATGCTCGCCGCCGGCTTCGGCTATCTCGACGAGGCGGTGCTCGCGCTGACGGCGAACACGTACGCGACCATCGGTCCGTTCGGGCTAGGGTTGATTGTTATGTATGCGGTGCTCACGGCCGTTGCGCTGACGAACGTCGTCACGCAACTCCGGCTACAGGACATCTCGGGCGTGCGCGACCTGCTTGGCGTCGTGCCGGGCCTGCTCGCCTCGGGCTGTGCGAGTTGCGGGGCGGGTGTGCTCGGCCTGCTGGGCTTCGCCGGCGCGCTCGCCGCGATGCCGTTCAATGGGAACCTCCTTCGACTGGGTGGCATCGCTTTGTTGCTCTTCTTCCTCGCACGGTCTGGCGACCCGCGTACCTGTCAGGTGAGCTGATGTGATCGCTATCGACCAACCGTCACTGCTGACGGCGGCGTACGCGGCGGGCGTGTTGATGTTCTTCGCACCGTGTAGCGTCGGCCTGCTCCCCGCATATCTGACCTACTACTTCACCCACGACAACGCCGAAACCGATGGCGGAATCACAATCTCGGAGAACCCACGGGCGGGCGGCGACTCGGGAAGCTTCGCACGACAGTTGTTGCTCGCGAACGGCGTCCTGCTCTTTCTCGCCGGGGCGATCCCGCTGTTCTACATGGCGACGGCGGGGATCCGTCTGCTGTTGCCTGGCTACGAGATCGTCGTCCCGCTCGCAAAACTCGGCACCGGGAGCTATCTCCCGCCGGTAGCGGCGGTGTTCCTCGGAACGGGACTGTCGGTCGCCGCCACCGGCCGGCGCGGGGTGCGAGGGCTTCGCGTCGGATCCATCGCCACCCTCGGCATCGTCTTGCTGTACGTGCTCGTCGGCGGGATCGTGCTCGTCGTCGGCCAGTGGGTACGTCCGTATCTCACGTCGCTCCAGCTGCTCGTCGGCCCGTTGCTCGTCGCCCTCGGCATCGCCTACTATCGGGGTATCTCGCCGCTGCGAGCCATCGAACTCCCCGAGCGCGGCGAGGTATCCGACTCGGAGTTCTTCACCTTCGGCCTGCTCTACGGTGTCGGCAGCCTCGCGTGCAACCTCCCGGTGTTCCTCGGCGTCGTGCTCTCGTCGTTCTTCACGGAGTCGTTCCTCTCGGGACTGGCGGTCTTCGCCGCCTTCGCCGCCGGGATGGGCACGCTGATGATCGGTCTGAGTGTTGTCGCGAGCCTCACCGAGGGATCGCTCTCGCTCGGCCGGTACGCCGCGCCGGTTCGGACGATTGGGAGTGTGGCGTTCGTGCTCATCGGACTGTACGTGACGTGGTACACGCTGCGCTCTCTCGGCCATCTATCTGCCGGTGAAATCATTGGATAGTTCAGCACGAATCGACGAGATCATCACCGCTCACAGGAGCGGTCCATCCGGTACCGGACTACAAGACCTATCGCTCCAACTGTTAGTGCTGTCATCAGTATCTGAACAAGACCGCCGCCGACGGCCGCTGTCGCCCCGCTAGCAGCCGTCACCCCGCTGGCGACGTTTACGGTGGGAGCCACGATACAGCAGAGACTGCCAACACCCGCCAGTCCGAGGAGCGACCACCGAGGTCCCGAGTCCGTGGTCGCATCCCTGTCCGCGTCCGACGGCGCGTCTGCGTTCGAAGACTCCATCTATACGCTCCCGATACACGGGACCGCTCCATGTATCTTAGGGAGTGGCTGCACCACTTGGTGTTCTCACCCGGATATCGCTCGATTCGACTGGCTCGTCTCTGCTGAAAACTCCCGGATGGTTCAGTGGTGGACAGGGCTCTTCAGGCCCATACCGAAGCACTGACCGTAGTTTCGTTGGGGTTTTCGACTGTTTCGACATACGCTTCGGCATCGAGTGCAGCCATGCTACCGGTTCCGGCGGCTGTGACCGCCTGTCGATAGCGCGGATCGGCAACGTCACCGGCGGCAAAGACGCCCTCGACTGTCGTCCGTGTCGTCATCCGTCCCGTCTCGTCGGGTTGGGTCACGACGTATCCCGCCTCGTCGCGGTCCACATCGGTATCCTCCAGGAACCCGGTGTTCGGCGTGTGGCCGATAGCGTAGAACACGCCACCAACGGCGACCGTTTCCGTCTCGACATCCCCACCGTTCGCGGCTCGCTTCGTGGGGTGGCCATCGGGATGGGAGATGAGCGTCGCGCCGGTGACGCCCTCGTTCTGTGAGCCGTGGAGCACGTCGAGCTCCGTATTCCACCGGAACTCGATCGCGTCGTGGTCGCGGGCGCGCTCGGTCATGATCTCCGAGGCACGGAGTTCGTCGCGTCGGTGAACAACTGTCACTGTATCGGCGAACTTCGCGAGGAAGAGCGCTTCCTCCATGGCGCTGTCACCGCCACCGATGACCAGAACGTCATCGCCACGGTGGAAGGCCCCATCGCAGGTTGCACACGTCGAGAGGCCGTAGCCCATCAGTTCGTCCTCGTTGTCGGCACCGACCCAGCGAGCGCTCGCCCCGGTCGCGACGACGAGAGCACGCGTTCGAAGGGTTTCACCGGTCGACAGCGAAAGCTGGAGCGGCTGTCCATCGAGATCGGCGTGCTCGATGCGGCCGTGCTCGAACGTGGCACCGAACCGCTCGGCCTGTTCCCGTCCACGCTGAACGAGTTTCATCCCGCCAAGACCATCGGGAAAGCCGAGGTAGTTCTCGACGTCGGTTGTGAGCGTCAGCTGACCACCGGGTTCGTCGCCTTCGAGTACCAATGGATTGAGATCGGCACGAGCGGCGTAGACGGCCGCCGAGAGTCCAGCAATACCCGAACCGGCGATGACGAGACCCTGCGTCTTCCTCCTCATTCACTCGGTGTACTGCTCGATCAGCGAGCGAAGCTGTTCCTCGGACTGGACGCCGACGACCTTCTCGACCTGCTCGCCCTCGGCGAAGAGGGCGAGCGTCGGGACACCACGGACGCCGTAGGTCCGAGCGAGTTGCTGGTTCTCATCGATGTCGATCTTCGCGACCGACGCATTGGTCTCGGTTGCGAGCCGATCGACGATCGGTTCGAGCATCTGGCACGGCCCACACCACTCGGCGTGGAAATCCGCGAGTACGACATCGTACTCGGCAGTGACGTCGTCGAGTTCGTCCCGGCCCTCGATCGGTATCGGTTCCGTGGGGGTGTCGATACTAGCGTTGGCTGCTGTTTCGGCTGCCATCACTCTCCAATACGGCCCGTTGGTATTTAAGAGTTTTGTGAAGATAATACAATACTGTGTATTGGCGAGGATCTGCTGTCTTTCGTCGGTCGTTACCCGGTACCGATCTAGTGGCCAACGATATCAGGTATAGAGTCCTCTTACTCGGTCGTGGCGACCAGCAGGAACGTCTCCGGGCGGCTGAACTGATGTTCGATACCGAACCCGTGGTCACGGAGGGCGTCCGCGGCTGTGTCGGCAGTGTACCGTTCGTCGAGGGGTGGGCCGTTCTCTCCAGTGCCGGTGGCAGTCCAGTCGACGATGACGAGCCGTCCCGCCGGCGTGAGCACTCGACGAACCTCCGCGAGCGCGTCGTCGCTCACGAACTCATGGAAGGTCATCGTCGAGAACGCGGCGTCGAGACTTCCGTCCTCGAACGGAAGCTCTTCGACACCTGTCGTGACAAGTTCGACGTTCTCCGGGATGCCCTTCTCTTCGTAATACTCCTGCATCGCCTCCTGGATATCGACCGCGTACACCTCGCTTGCATGGGGTGCGACGTCGTCGGTGAAGAACCCGGTCCCGCTGCCGAGGTCGGCGACGGTGTCCTCCGAGGAGGGCGCGAGTGCCCACAGCAGTTCCTCGGTCGAGAGGAATCGATAGCGTCGCTCCGGCCGCTCCAACTTGTCGGCACCGTCGGCGTCGAAGGTGTGATGGCCCATCGTTACAGCCTCTCGAACGCTTCGTCGGCGAGTTCGCCGGTGTCAGCGATGATGTCAGCCATTGCCCCGTCGTCCGGAGCCATCCCGACGAGCCGTGCGATCCGCATGATACTCACGTGATACACGGTCTGAACACCGGGTTCTTCCTCCCAGATGACGACGTTACACGGGAACAGGCCACCCAACCGGTTCTCCGAGGCGTCGAGCGCGCGGTTCGCCACCGACGGGTTGCACGCACCCAGCACGTAGTAGGGGTCGCGGTCGGCGTCGATCTTCTCGTTGAGCAACGCCGACGGTGAGAACTCGGTGGGGATGCCAAAGCCCGCGTCGGTGAACACCGCACGAACGTGTTCGATGGCCTCTTCGTGACTCATCTCTAGCGTGGTTTGCTTCGTGCCGATGTCGTCTTCGTCCAGTTGCGTCGGGTCGATAGGGAGCGTCATTCGTGTAGAATATTGTACGCACCGCGAAAAACTATTTCGGGACTCGTTTCGCTTACTCGGGGACTGCTTCCCCGGAGATGACGTTCTTCGCGTGGGTGATCTCGGTAAGCCCCTCTCGAATGTCGAACTGTTTGATCTCGACGTTTCGATACCGGTCGTCGTTACGGAACGTCTCCGCATACTCGGAGTTGCGGTATCTCTCGACCGAGTTTTCGTCCTCGAACAGGTAGATACCACCCTCCTCGTCTCGCTCTTCGTTGAACGGCCAGATTTTCCATCGGAGTCCCGGAAACTCGGCGATCCCTTCGGCGAACTCCGTCATCTCCTCGTCCGAAACCCCGCCAGCGAGTTCGAAATTGATCCAGAGCAGCTGTGCTGCCATACTGGAGCTACGGATGCTCGCGCGAAAAACGCCACCGATACGTGGTCGGTTCAGACGAGCAGTTGAATCTCCGCGTCAGCCATGCGCTGAAAGGCCGTCGCCGCGCCGACGCCCACCTCGACGCCGTCGTAGAAATCGTCCGGATCGTAATCGAGCAGGTCGATGGTCATCTGGCACGCCTGGAGTTCGACGCCGCTGTCGAGGGAGGTCTCGATGAGATCCTCGACGCTTGCGACGTCGTTGTCAGCAATGCGCTTTTCCATCATCTTCGCGGTTGCGCGGTCCATGCCCGGCAGCGCAGCGATAGCATTTGGGATGGGCATGTTCGGATTGCCGACCGAACTCAGGCCCAGCTCCTTCGAGTGGTCCTCGTGGAGGATTTCGAGACCCCAGAACGTGTGGAAGATCGTCACGTCCCAGCCGAACGCCGCCGCCGTCGAGGCGAGGATGAGCGGCGGATAGGCCATATCGAGGGTCCCCTTCGTGGCGATGATGACCATCTGCTGGTTGTCCTCATCAGTTTTGATCTCGGCGAGTTCGGTTTCGAGTTCCTCGATGCGGGCTTCGAGCGCCGCCGCATCCTCGATCGTCTCATCAGCGGTCGACTGTGTTTCCGTGCTCATCGCTGGCCCCCCATGTGGGCGTTCGAAATTTCGGTGGTAATCGTCGTCATTACTCGGTCTTGCGCACGTAGTGTTTGTAGACGTCTTCGCCGTCCTGTTCGCTTTCGATCTGGTCGACCAGCTCGACGCCCGCCGTCGTGTCGGCCCAGCCTTTGATATCGCTCATACTGCCGGAGTCGGTCGCCAGCACCTCGAGGACCTCGTCGGGCTGGAGATCGTCGGTCGCGCCTTTGGTCTTGACGACCGGCATCGGACAGTTCTCGCCCTGTACGTCGAGCGTCGTCGCAGCGTCGTATTCCGTACTCATGCTCGTCTTGCCTCTGACGCACAATACAGTACACGACCCCAAAAGTGTTGCGAATATCGTCCAATACCAAACTCGAGTACTAGGGACAATCGCTTCATATCCCGTTACGGTGGGTTCATGGAGAAATTTGGGCCTTGTAGATTTGTGGAGTAGACACTATACTATGAAAAGCCTTATTGGACCTAGTCCGGTATGGGAGAGTGATGAGCGAACAGGAGTTCCCGGAGCCGGAAGTCGAGGTCGAGTCGATCGAACCCGACCGATTGAAAGAACGAATTGACCGCGGCGAGGAGGTGTTCCTGCTCGACACACGCGCGACCGAGGAATTCGAGGAGTGGCATATCGACGGCGAGAGGGTCACTACCCACAACGTGCCGTACTTCGAATTCCTCCTCGGCGACGTCGACGAGGCGATCTTCGAGGGGATTCCCGACGATAGGGAGGTCGTGGTACTCTGTGCGAAGGGCGATTCGAGCGAGTACGTCGCCGGCCTGCTCGAAGAACGCGGCTACGAGGTGAGCCATCTCGCCCGCGGCATGAACGGCTGGGCACGGCTGTACGAGTACTACGAACTCGACAGTCGGGGAGCGGTGACCATCGCCCAGTACCAGCGCCCGTCGAGCGGCTGTCTCGCCTATCTCGTCGTCAGCGGCGACGAAGCTGCGGTCATCGACCCGCTGCGGGCATTTGCCGATACGTACCAACAGGACGCGCGCGCACTCGGCGCGGAACTGACCGACGCGCTCGACACGCACGTCCACGCCGACCACA encodes:
- a CDS encoding DUF302 domain-containing protein, with product MTLPIDPTQLDEDDIGTKQTTLEMSHEEAIEHVRAVFTDAGFGIPTEFSPSALLNEKIDADRDPYYVLGACNPSVANRALDASENRLGGLFPCNVVIWEEEPGVQTVYHVSIMRIARLVGMAPDDGAMADIIADTGELADEAFERL
- a CDS encoding class I SAM-dependent methyltransferase; protein product: MGHHTFDADGADKLERPERRYRFLSTEELLWALAPSSEDTVADLGSGTGFFTDDVAPHASEVYAVDIQEAMQEYYEEKGIPENVELVTTGVEELPFEDGSLDAAFSTMTFHEFVSDDALAEVRRVLTPAGRLVIVDWTATGTGENGPPLDERYTADTAADALRDHGFGIEHQFSRPETFLLVATTE
- a CDS encoding DsrE/DsrF/DrsH-like family protein yields the protein MSTETQSTADETIEDAAALEARIEELETELAEIKTDEDNQQMVIIATKGTLDMAYPPLILASTAAAFGWDVTIFHTFWGLEILHEDHSKELGLSSVGNPNMPIPNAIAALPGMDRATAKMMEKRIADNDVASVEDLIETSLDSGVELQACQMTIDLLDYDPDDFYDGVEVGVGAATAFQRMADAEIQLLV
- a CDS encoding cytochrome c biogenesis protein CcdA, producing MIAIDQPSLLTAAYAAGVLMFFAPCSVGLLPAYLTYYFTHDNAETDGGITISENPRAGGDSGSFARQLLLANGVLLFLAGAIPLFYMATAGIRLLLPGYEIVVPLAKLGTGSYLPPVAAVFLGTGLSVAATGRRGVRGLRVGSIATLGIVLLYVLVGGIVLVVGQWVRPYLTSLQLLVGPLLVALGIAYYRGISPLRAIELPERGEVSDSEFFTFGLLYGVGSLACNLPVFLGVVLSSFFTESFLSGLAVFAAFAAGMGTLMIGLSVVASLTEGSLSLGRYAAPVRTIGSVAFVLIGLYVTWYTLRSLGHLSAGEIIG
- a CDS encoding winged helix-turn-helix domain-containing protein, translating into MSEDTDDAAIFRLLDDQYARCILTATSDEPMSAKELGDACDASLSTVYRRADELQQHGLLDEYTKVDEDGHHFSLYQATVENINVEFDAGTVSVSVSRRSDPADRFAHIWDGMRESDQ
- a CDS encoding DUF7521 family protein, with the protein product MNIVLIGGKLLVVVLGLLIAYQGYRAYRRQQSRPMLFTSVGFLFLSLGSAIDCSLLAQMNLKSPLSGLIQTCVLTTGMIFVLHSIYR
- a CDS encoding NAD(P)/FAD-dependent oxidoreductase produces the protein MRRKTQGLVIAGSGIAGLSAAVYAARADLNPLVLEGDEPGGQLTLTTDVENYLGFPDGLGGMKLVQRGREQAERFGATFEHGRIEHADLDGQPLQLSLSTGETLRTRALVVATGASARWVGADNEDELMGYGLSTCATCDGAFHRGDDVLVIGGGDSAMEEALFLAKFADTVTVVHRRDELRASEIMTERARDHDAIEFRWNTELDVLHGSQNEGVTGATLISHPDGHPTKRAANGGDVETETVAVGGVFYAIGHTPNTGFLEDTDVDRDEAGYVVTQPDETGRMTTRTTVEGVFAAGDVADPRYRQAVTAAGTGSMAALDAEAYVETVENPNETTVSASVWA
- the trxA gene encoding thioredoxin, whose amino-acid sequence is MAAETAANASIDTPTEPIPIEGRDELDDVTAEYDVVLADFHAEWCGPCQMLEPIVDRLATETNASVAKIDIDENQQLARTYGVRGVPTLALFAEGEQVEKVVGVQSEEQLRSLIEQYTE
- a CDS encoding YdhR family protein; translation: MAAQLLWINFELAGGVSDEEMTEFAEGIAEFPGLRWKIWPFNEERDEEGGIYLFEDENSVERYRNSEYAETFRNDDRYRNVEIKQFDIREGLTEITHAKNVISGEAVPE
- a CDS encoding DsbA family protein yields the protein MDDSKLTRRTVLGGIATVGIGGGVVYGASTLGSDTSSTVSAEMHATNGTGAFDIELSGRPVMGALDAPVSIYYWSEYQCPFCERFESDTLPKLIENHVSTGDVRVIFIEFPYIGKNSMTAAVMNECVWRQVKGSNPNAYWRWHSAVFDAQGKENSGWASKSSLFDITRGVNGVSASGVEQCMNRNRKSIEKSIETDSQRARALGISGTPGFIVYNRQSEKSGKIVGAQPYDQFESAIEQVKNS
- a CDS encoding sulfurtransferase TusA family protein, producing MSTEYDAATTLDVQGENCPMPVVKTKGATDDLQPDEVLEVLATDSGSMSDIKGWADTTAGVELVDQIESEQDGEDVYKHYVRKTE